A genomic window from Actinomycetota bacterium includes:
- a CDS encoding nuclear transport factor 2 family protein, with product MAALDVMRRYLEAVQRGDWDTGFGFFADDVVLHAPGRSSLAGTHRGREAVKGYLHAALARSHGAEVEVELVDMLASEERVALVVRERFHRPGGAVEIRRANLYRLSGEQIVEVWIFEANQYEVDELLADPPVG from the coding sequence ATGGCTGCCCTCGATGTCATGCGGCGCTACCTCGAGGCCGTGCAGCGCGGCGACTGGGACACCGGCTTCGGCTTCTTCGCCGACGACGTCGTCCTCCATGCCCCCGGCCGGTCGTCGCTGGCCGGCACCCACCGCGGCCGTGAGGCCGTCAAGGGGTATCTGCACGCCGCCCTCGCCCGCTCCCACGGGGCCGAGGTCGAGGTCGAGCTGGTCGACATGCTGGCCAGCGAGGAACGCGTTGCCCTGGTCGTGCGCGAGCGCTTCCACCGTCCCGGCGGCGCCGTCGAGATCCGCCGGGCCAACCTCTACCGGCTGTCCGGCGAGCAGATCGTGGAGGTCTGGATCTTCGAGGCCAACCAGTACGAGGTCGACGAGCTGCTCGCCGACCCGCCCGTCGGCTGA